In Halarcobacter bivalviorum, a genomic segment contains:
- the sufB gene encoding Fe-S cluster assembly protein SufB has product MSDNKHLKEILKQDYKLGFETLVESDTFPKGLNEDVIKAISKKKNEPAWLLDFRLKAYKIWLKMEEPDWAHLKYPKIDYQDISYFSAPKKALDSLDEVDPEILKTYEKLGIPLEEQKMLAGVAVDAVFDSVSVKTTYQEELEKLGIIFCSISEAAHNHPELLKKYLASVVSKNDNYFATLNSAVFTDGSFVYIPPNTRCPMELSTYFRINALNTGQFERTLIICDENSYVSYNEGCSAPSRDERQLHAAVVELVALENAQIKYSTIQNWYPGDEEGKGGILNFVTKRGLCKGDNSKISWTQVETGSSLTWKYPSCVLKGNNSVGEFYSVAISSRSQQADTGSKMIHLGENTKSTIISKGISAMNGVNAYRGLVSVGKNAKNARNISECDSLLIGHKCKAHTYPYHEIKNSSAHIEHEATTSKISEEQLFYLSARGIDEEDAIAMIVNGFCKEVLKELPMEFAAEAKELLSISLEGSVG; this is encoded by the coding sequence ATGAGTGACAACAAACATTTAAAAGAGATACTTAAACAAGACTATAAACTAGGATTTGAAACACTTGTAGAGAGTGACACTTTTCCAAAAGGTTTAAATGAAGATGTAATAAAAGCTATCTCTAAAAAGAAAAATGAACCTGCTTGGTTACTTGACTTTAGATTAAAAGCATACAAAATATGGCTTAAAATGGAAGAACCAGACTGGGCACATTTAAAATACCCAAAAATAGATTATCAAGATATTTCATATTTTAGTGCTCCTAAAAAAGCATTAGACTCTTTGGATGAAGTTGACCCAGAAATTTTAAAAACATACGAAAAATTAGGGATTCCATTAGAAGAACAAAAAATGCTTGCAGGAGTTGCAGTTGATGCAGTATTTGATTCAGTATCAGTAAAAACTACTTATCAAGAAGAGTTAGAAAAATTAGGAATTATTTTCTGTTCTATTTCAGAAGCAGCACATAATCATCCTGAACTTCTAAAAAAATATTTAGCTTCAGTTGTTAGTAAAAATGATAACTATTTTGCAACATTAAATAGTGCTGTGTTTACAGATGGAAGTTTTGTTTATATTCCACCAAATACTAGATGTCCAATGGAACTTTCAACATATTTTAGAATAAATGCTTTAAATACTGGACAGTTTGAAAGAACTCTAATAATCTGTGATGAAAACTCTTATGTTTCATATAATGAAGGTTGCTCTGCTCCAAGTAGAGATGAGAGACAACTTCATGCAGCAGTTGTAGAGTTAGTAGCCTTAGAAAATGCACAGATTAAATATTCAACTATTCAAAACTGGTATCCAGGAGATGAAGAAGGGAAAGGTGGTATTTTAAACTTTGTTACCAAAAGAGGTTTATGTAAAGGAGATAACTCAAAAATCTCTTGGACACAAGTAGAGACTGGTTCTAGTTTAACATGGAAATATCCTTCATGTGTATTAAAAGGGAATAACTCTGTAGGAGAGTTTTACTCTGTAGCTATCTCTAGTCGTTCTCAACAAGCAGATACGGGAAGTAAAATGATTCATTTAGGAGAAAATACAAAATCTACTATTATCTCTAAAGGTATCTCTGCAATGAATGGAGTAAATGCCTATAGAGGTTTAGTAAGTGTAGGGAAAAATGCTAAAAATGCAAGAAATATTTCAGAGTGTGATTCACTTCTTATTGGACATAAATGTAAAGCACATACTTATCCATACCATGAAATTAAAAACTCAAGTGCACATATTGAACATGAAGCGACTACTTCAAAAATATCTGAAGAACAACTATTTTATCTATCAGCAAGAGGTATTGATGAAGAAGATGCAATTGCTATGATTGTAAATGGATTTTGTAAAGAGGTATTAAAAGAACTACCTATGGAATTTGCAGCAGAAGCTAAAGAGTTATTAAGTATCTCTTTAGAAGGAAGCGTTGGATAA
- the sufC gene encoding Fe-S cluster assembly ATPase SufC, with product MLSIKDLKVNIENKEILKGLNLEIKPGEIHVLMGQNGAGKSTLVKTISDHYDCEVTGGEITYKDKNLLDLDVSQRAKEGIFLSFQNPVEIPGVNNSYFLKTIVNEKRKYHNEEELDAMGFLKYTKEELSKFEIDKSLLQRDLNDGFSGGEKKRNELIQLLLLKPDLIMLDEIDSGLDVDAVKSVAKVINNLLEDKSKSLLMITHYDKLLSLVKPDFVHILKDGKIVKTGDYTLAQHLDSVGFQGLE from the coding sequence ATGTTAAGTATTAAAGATTTAAAAGTAAATATAGAAAATAAAGAGATTTTAAAAGGTTTAAATTTAGAGATAAAACCAGGTGAAATTCATGTACTTATGGGACAAAATGGTGCAGGAAAATCAACTTTAGTAAAAACAATTAGTGACCATTATGATTGTGAAGTTACTGGTGGAGAAATTACATATAAAGATAAAAATCTTTTAGATTTAGATGTTTCACAAAGAGCTAAAGAAGGTATCTTTTTAAGTTTTCAAAATCCAGTTGAGATTCCAGGAGTAAATAATAGTTATTTTCTAAAAACTATTGTAAATGAAAAAAGAAAATATCATAATGAAGAAGAGTTAGATGCAATGGGCTTCTTAAAATATACAAAAGAGGAACTATCTAAATTTGAGATTGATAAATCACTTTTACAAAGAGATTTAAATGATGGTTTTTCAGGTGGAGAGAAAAAAAGAAATGAACTTATTCAACTTCTTCTTTTAAAACCTGATTTAATCATGCTTGATGAGATTGATTCTGGGCTTGATGTTGATGCTGTAAAGAGTGTAGCAAAAGTTATTAATAACCTATTAGAAGACAAATCTAAATCTTTATTAATGATTACACACTATGACAAACTCTTAAGTCTTGTAAAACCAGATTTTGTACATATTTTAAAAGATGGGAAAATAGTTAAAACAGGAGACTACACTTTAGCACAACACCTTGATAGTGTTGGGTTTCAAGGATTGGAGTAA
- a CDS encoding SufD family Fe-S cluster assembly protein → MKLIDLKDINFPTKKDEDFRKINLNPILEKEFEYSKNYKLDLELEESHSILCRTNELVKINERLNTKNYELNIKEDSQEPIIIIHKLENENSINTNSLRINVSKDVKASVIEVFINEKNNNFYSVNREFNLLENSSLEYLKIEDLEENNSLLINYVNNLADNSKLNHTNFELGKGFALSIYNTSLEKENATLTINGFVNLKQSANSSSIFNTVHENRNNKSQIRYKHILNDSSKAVFEAMSKVNEKAFYSKVYQSTDTILLSDDATIFAKPHLEINIDELEASHGATTGSLNEEQLLYLQSRGIDKQKAKEILLKAIENEILDTILDSKIKDFVIDYKRSSYV, encoded by the coding sequence ATGAAACTAATAGATTTAAAAGATATTAACTTTCCAACAAAAAAAGATGAAGACTTTAGAAAAATAAATCTAAATCCTATCTTAGAAAAAGAGTTTGAATACTCAAAAAACTATAAACTAGATTTAGAACTTGAAGAGAGTCACTCTATTTTATGTAGAACAAATGAATTAGTAAAAATAAATGAGAGATTAAATACAAAAAACTATGAACTAAATATTAAAGAAGATAGTCAAGAGCCTATAATAATTATTCATAAATTAGAAAATGAAAATAGTATAAACACTAACTCTTTAAGAATAAATGTTTCAAAAGATGTAAAAGCCTCTGTAATTGAAGTTTTTATAAATGAAAAAAACAATAATTTTTATAGTGTGAATAGAGAGTTTAATCTTCTAGAAAACTCAAGCTTAGAGTATTTAAAAATAGAGGATTTAGAAGAAAACAACTCATTATTAATCAATTATGTAAATAACTTAGCTGATAACTCAAAACTAAATCATACAAACTTTGAGTTAGGTAAAGGTTTTGCTCTTTCTATTTATAACACCAGTTTAGAAAAAGAGAATGCAACTTTAACTATAAATGGGTTTGTAAACCTAAAGCAAAGTGCAAATAGTTCTTCAATATTTAACACAGTCCATGAAAATAGAAACAATAAAAGTCAAATAAGATATAAACATATCTTAAATGATAGTTCAAAAGCTGTATTTGAAGCTATGTCAAAAGTAAATGAGAAAGCTTTTTATTCTAAAGTTTATCAAAGCACAGATACTATTTTATTAAGTGATGATGCTACTATTTTTGCAAAACCTCATTTAGAGATAAATATAGATGAACTTGAAGCTAGTCATGGAGCAACAACTGGTTCATTAAATGAGGAGCAACTTTTATATTTACAATCAAGAGGTATCGATAAACAAAAGGCTAAAGAGATTTTATTAAAAGCTATAGAGAATGAGATTTTAGATACTATTTTAGACTCAAAAATAAAAGATTTTGTAATAGATTATAAAAGGAGCAGTTATGTTTAA
- a CDS encoding aminotransferase class V-fold PLP-dependent enzyme codes for MFKNDFPYFSNSDIVYLDNAATTQKPKEVITSQVEYYEKYCANTHRSSFGDANKATLNYENARKTLQKFINAPTKEQIIFTKGVTESINFIASSYAKKFDKVIISSLEHHSNIVPWHMQGRTLGEGLEVVSCNDNLDFDFVEYEDILKQNPNSFVSITHISNAFGKIHDIKAIIKLAHKYKSVVMIDGAQSLAHMNIDVQDLDVDFFAISAHKTFGPTGVGAIYVKESLLKELEPYQTGGATIHEVDFLSSTMLDSPYKFEAGTQNIAGVIGFAKALEYLEKVGYEAIMKQEHELYEYLTDQLSKLPNIIFYNDTEDSIGSKSFNFKNIIHDDIGILLDKMKIALRVGHHCAQPIMKQLNIKGTIRVSIAFYNTKEDIDKLITALKKALDMLR; via the coding sequence ATGTTTAAAAATGATTTTCCCTATTTTTCAAATAGTGATATTGTCTATTTAGATAATGCTGCAACAACACAAAAACCAAAAGAAGTAATCACTTCTCAAGTAGAGTATTATGAAAAATATTGTGCAAACACACATAGAAGTTCTTTTGGGGATGCGAATAAAGCAACATTAAATTATGAAAATGCAAGAAAAACTTTGCAAAAATTTATAAATGCTCCAACAAAAGAGCAAATTATTTTTACAAAAGGGGTTACAGAATCTATTAATTTTATAGCCTCTTCATATGCTAAAAAATTTGATAAAGTAATTATCTCTTCTTTAGAACATCACTCTAATATTGTACCTTGGCATATGCAAGGAAGAACTTTAGGTGAAGGACTGGAAGTAGTCTCTTGCAATGATAATTTAGATTTTGATTTTGTAGAGTATGAAGATATTTTAAAACAAAATCCAAACTCATTTGTAAGTATTACTCATATTTCAAATGCTTTTGGAAAAATCCATGATATTAAAGCAATTATAAAATTAGCTCATAAATACAAATCTGTAGTAATGATCGATGGGGCACAGAGTTTAGCTCACATGAATATTGATGTTCAAGATTTAGATGTAGATTTTTTTGCAATATCAGCACATAAAACTTTTGGACCAACAGGAGTTGGGGCTATTTATGTAAAAGAGTCTTTATTAAAAGAGCTTGAACCTTATCAAACAGGAGGAGCAACAATTCATGAGGTAGATTTTCTTTCATCTACAATGCTTGACTCTCCTTATAAGTTTGAAGCAGGAACTCAAAATATTGCTGGAGTTATAGGCTTTGCAAAGGCTTTAGAATATCTTGAAAAAGTTGGATATGAGGCAATAATGAAACAAGAGCATGAGCTTTATGAGTATTTGACTGATCAGTTAAGCAAATTACCAAATATTATTTTTTATAATGATACAGAAGATTCTATTGGAAGTAAAAGTTTCAATTTCAAAAATATTATCCATGATGATATTGGAATTTTACTTGATAAAATGAAAATTGCTTTACGTGTAGGACATCACTGCGCACAACCCATAATGAAACAACTTAATATAAAAGGGACTATTAGAGTTTCAATAGCTTTTTATAATACAAAAGAGGATATTGATAAGTTAATTACTGCTTTAAAAAAAGCTCTTGATATGCTAAGGTAA
- a CDS encoding SufE family protein, with amino-acid sequence MTTIEKRVHEIKEDLDFFEDELQKYEYIIDLGKKLEELDSQYKVAENIVHGCTSQVWLICERKEDKLFFKGTSDAVIVKGLVYIILKIFSDSTIEELKEADMDIVYELGLSEVITPNRQSGVIGMMKKIKEYALKA; translated from the coding sequence ATGACAACTATTGAAAAAAGAGTTCATGAGATAAAAGAGGATTTAGACTTCTTTGAAGATGAACTACAAAAATATGAATACATTATTGATTTAGGCAAAAAATTAGAGGAGTTAGATTCTCAATACAAAGTTGCTGAAAATATAGTTCATGGTTGTACTTCACAAGTTTGGTTAATTTGTGAGAGAAAAGAAGATAAGCTATTTTTCAAAGGAACTTCTGATGCAGTTATTGTTAAAGGTCTAGTTTATATTATTCTAAAAATCTTTTCTGACTCAACAATTGAAGAGTTAAAAGAAGCAGATATGGATATTGTTTATGAATTAGGTCTTAGTGAAGTTATTACTCCAAATAGACAAAGTGGAGTAATTGGTATGATGAAAAAAATTAAAGAGTATGCTTTAAAAGCATAA
- a CDS encoding metal-sulfur cluster assembly factor: protein MSLIEDKEALKEDVIKRLKSVYDPEIPVNIYDLGLIYKIDFEEKNNYVFATIEMTLTSPACPVAESLVEQVKYVTQTADIIDEAYVHLVFDPPWDPSMISEEGKEVMAVSGAHI, encoded by the coding sequence ATGTCACTTATTGAAGATAAAGAGGCTTTAAAAGAAGATGTAATTAAAAGATTAAAATCAGTATATGATCCAGAAATACCAGTAAATATCTATGATTTAGGATTAATATATAAAATTGATTTTGAAGAGAAAAACAATTATGTTTTTGCAACAATAGAGATGACACTAACTTCTCCTGCTTGTCCAGTAGCAGAGAGTTTAGTAGAACAAGTTAAATATGTAACTCAAACAGCAGATATTATTGATGAGGCATATGTTCATTTAGTTTTTGATCCTCCTTGGGATCCTTCAATGATTAGTGAAGAAGGAAAGGAAGTAATGGCTGTTTCTGGAGCTCATATTTAA
- a CDS encoding MFS transporter, with the protein MKRNELLIIIYTITVLLSVMYATQPIQPLLAKEFNVSVVKASSFTAVIMLFLAISPIIYGYILESVKTKTVLTVASITLFVTNLALSFSNTYEVFLTIRTIEAMIVPAILTACMTILANDKENTKVNMSIYVAATVFGGLVGRVFSGFIATEFGWRVVFFSLSLALLLGLYFIRKLSFEGDTQLAKPKLNDITNILKDKRFVVIYSLMFVIFFIFGGILNILPFRIKEQVPDITETQIGLLYLGYGVGIVVSLTIHKIIALFKTELPTVLAGIAIFFLATIGFFSSNALFLFSLVFLFCLGMFIIHTVATRIANSLKQNQKALTSGMYLSFYYFGGAIGSFAPSFVYANFGWNITMFLFISMLVGIFFFVFINRGLFKNFN; encoded by the coding sequence ATGAAAAGAAATGAGCTTCTAATTATTATTTATACAATTACAGTTTTATTATCTGTAATGTATGCTACCCAACCTATTCAACCTCTATTAGCAAAAGAGTTTAATGTATCAGTTGTAAAAGCTTCATCTTTTACAGCTGTTATTATGCTTTTTTTAGCAATATCTCCTATTATTTATGGATATATTTTAGAGTCAGTAAAAACAAAGACTGTGTTAACAGTAGCTTCAATAACACTTTTTGTGACAAATTTAGCCTTAAGTTTTTCAAATACTTATGAAGTTTTCTTGACTATTAGAACTATCGAAGCAATGATTGTACCTGCTATTTTAACTGCTTGTATGACTATTTTAGCAAATGATAAAGAGAATACTAAAGTAAATATGTCTATTTATGTTGCTGCAACTGTATTTGGTGGACTTGTAGGAAGAGTTTTCTCAGGTTTTATTGCTACAGAATTTGGGTGGAGAGTTGTATTCTTTTCACTTTCATTAGCACTTTTACTTGGTCTTTATTTTATAAGAAAACTATCTTTTGAAGGGGATACACAATTAGCAAAACCTAAACTAAATGATATTACTAATATTTTAAAAGATAAAAGGTTTGTAGTAATCTACTCTTTAATGTTTGTTATCTTCTTTATTTTTGGTGGTATTTTAAATATTTTACCATTTAGAATAAAAGAACAAGTTCCAGATATTACAGAGACACAAATTGGTCTTTTATATCTTGGATATGGTGTTGGAATTGTAGTTTCACTTACTATACATAAAATCATTGCTTTATTTAAAACAGAGCTACCAACTGTTTTAGCAGGAATTGCTATTTTCTTCCTTGCTACAATAGGATTTTTTAGTTCAAATGCCTTATTCTTATTTTCACTTGTATTCTTATTTTGTTTAGGAATGTTTATCATTCATACAGTTGCTACAAGAATAGCAAATTCATTAAAACAAAATCAAAAAGCACTTACTTCAGGAATGTACCTTAGTTTCTACTATTTTGGTGGAGCAATTGGTTCTTTTGCCCCATCATTTGTATATGCAAATTTTGGTTGGAATATAACTATGTTTTTATTTATATCTATGCTTGTAGGTATCTTCTTTTTTGTTTTTATAAATAGAGGTTTATTTAAAAATTTCAATTAA
- a CDS encoding EAL domain-containing protein produces the protein MERINYKYSFLALFFIFTLCLLGLLFFAFQSTHKNDINKISLEQMRSKAYEKEKELLLYIKTYNLAISSLAQSELLNRYINKKENKKELEELFLVVKKSLPSAIQVRLLDINGMEKIRVEGAPSGKFGDEEISFIVPEERLQDKSSRDYFIRFKNLEEEIGFSKLDLEREYGKLVLPKKVSLRIGKVVFNEKGEKAGVLIINISFDDFLKQYENALLYDVMIVDNLGKFILHSNPEYGIKSDKYDTYLLKDAFDSFDARNALFYEEYLSSTFYSKKLHFFETGQELRLVLGLKYHDLAVQNKKDRDITYLVFIILILLTLPVIIYFSKTPELLKNKLKTQMVTDNLTYLPNKEGLLFNYKNNESRNKIVIILEIDNFSKVTNAYGYKVANQLIKSIAKFLTYYEFTDRFYELYKIDKNSFAFIYNFDNKELLKKDVETLFKDIENEEFEIRNNFKILVECTIGVSSTEEATNIARKVQEAEIALETANFIKSNIYIYNREDKRVELNKDNIRLANKVKKAIENDDVIVHFQPIYNNKQEMIEKYETLVRLKYEDELLYPDSFLSIAKDIKKYKKLTKSIIKKSFEYFQNLETEFSINLSAEDISSEEIRTYIYENIEKYKVGQKLVIELVESEAIENYEEFLNFIKEVKALGCKIAIDDFGSGYSNYQYIINLNEYIDYLKIDGTLIRDIHENRKTQLLVGTLKFLCDNLGIKTIAEYIENKEIFDYVKSMGINYSQGYYIGKPNEKIVED, from the coding sequence ATGGAGCGAATTAACTACAAATACTCTTTTTTAGCACTTTTTTTTATTTTTACTTTATGTCTTTTAGGTCTACTTTTTTTTGCTTTTCAAAGTACACATAAAAATGATATTAATAAGATTTCATTGGAACAAATGAGAAGTAAGGCTTATGAAAAAGAGAAAGAACTTTTGCTGTATATAAAAACATATAATCTTGCAATTTCTTCTTTAGCTCAAAGTGAACTTTTAAATAGGTATATAAATAAAAAAGAGAATAAAAAAGAGTTAGAAGAGTTATTTTTAGTTGTAAAAAAAAGCTTGCCTTCTGCAATACAAGTAAGATTATTAGATATAAATGGAATGGAAAAAATCAGAGTAGAAGGTGCTCCTAGTGGTAAATTTGGAGATGAAGAGATTTCATTTATAGTTCCTGAAGAAAGATTACAAGATAAATCTAGTAGAGACTATTTCATTCGTTTTAAAAATTTAGAAGAAGAAATAGGCTTTTCTAAACTTGATTTAGAAAGAGAATATGGAAAACTTGTTTTACCTAAAAAAGTATCATTAAGAATAGGAAAAGTTGTCTTTAATGAAAAGGGTGAAAAAGCTGGAGTTTTAATCATAAATATAAGTTTTGATGATTTTTTAAAGCAGTATGAAAATGCTTTGCTTTATGATGTTATGATTGTGGATAACTTAGGTAAGTTTATTTTACATTCAAATCCTGAATATGGTATAAAAAGTGATAAGTATGATACTTACTTATTAAAAGATGCTTTTGACTCTTTTGATGCAAGAAATGCACTATTTTATGAAGAGTATCTTTCAAGCACTTTTTATAGTAAAAAATTGCACTTTTTTGAAACAGGACAAGAGTTAAGATTAGTATTAGGCTTAAAATATCATGATTTAGCTGTTCAAAATAAAAAAGATAGAGATATTACTTATTTGGTTTTTATTATATTGATTTTATTAACTCTTCCTGTAATTATCTATTTTTCAAAAACTCCTGAGCTTTTAAAAAATAAGTTAAAAACACAAATGGTTACAGATAATTTAACTTATTTACCAAATAAAGAAGGACTTTTATTTAATTATAAAAATAATGAAAGCAGAAATAAAATTGTAATCATTTTAGAGATAGACAATTTCTCTAAAGTTACAAATGCTTATGGATATAAAGTAGCAAATCAACTTATTAAATCTATTGCAAAGTTTTTAACTTATTATGAATTTACTGATAGATTTTATGAGCTATATAAAATAGATAAAAACTCATTTGCTTTTATCTATAATTTTGATAATAAAGAGTTATTAAAAAAGGATGTAGAGACTCTTTTTAAAGATATTGAAAATGAAGAGTTTGAGATTAGAAATAACTTTAAAATTTTAGTTGAATGTACAATTGGAGTTAGTAGTACAGAAGAAGCAACAAATATTGCAAGAAAAGTTCAAGAAGCTGAGATCGCTTTAGAAACAGCAAACTTTATAAAAAGCAATATTTATATTTATAATAGAGAAGATAAAAGAGTTGAATTAAATAAAGATAATATTAGATTAGCAAATAAAGTAAAAAAAGCTATAGAAAATGATGATGTTATAGTTCACTTTCAACCAATATACAATAATAAACAAGAGATGATAGAAAAATATGAGACTTTAGTTCGTCTAAAATATGAAGATGAGTTACTCTATCCAGATAGCTTTTTATCTATTGCCAAAGATATTAAAAAATATAAAAAGCTAACAAAGTCTATTATAAAGAAGTCTTTTGAGTATTTTCAAAATCTTGAAACAGAATTTTCTATAAATTTAAGTGCAGAAGATATTTCTTCCGAGGAAATAAGAACTTATATTTATGAAAATATTGAAAAATATAAAGTAGGGCAAAAATTAGTTATAGAACTTGTTGAATCAGAAGCAATTGAAAACTATGAGGAGTTTTTAAATTTTATAAAAGAGGTAAAAGCTTTAGGTTGTAAAATTGCAATTGATGATTTTGGAAGTGGCTATTCTAATTATCAATATATTATTAATCTAAATGAGTATATTGATTATCTAAAGATAGATGGAACACTAATAAGAGATATTCATGAAAATAGAAAAACTCAACTTTTGGTTGGAACCTTAAAGTTTTTATGTGACAATTTAGGGATTAAAACTATTGCTGAATATATAGAAAATAAAGAAATTTTTGATTATGTAAAATCGATGGGAATAAATTATTCCCAAGGATATTACATAGGTAAACCTAATGAAAAAATAGTAGAAGATTAA
- a CDS encoding TolC family protein translates to MNKKIVKLLPLTFLGVNLYALDLNEAIDIALINNNSYIKQQYIYDEAKANVRKSRAGFLPKVDTSYTYNANKYDLGEGKDNANASAIISYNLFSGLKDYYTLDAAQKNKLASKYTLEASKHDLVYETKVKYINYLKSLKNIETIENAYKLLQNQYKDAQSKFEQGLLAKNDLLQVNAQMLQAKQNLARAKADSKVSWYNLKNILGGELSKDENIKDLNKDTFFIFDYKEDEIFSRSEIKALKNSIEALLSQKNANSYGTSLPSVSLNLAHTKYGEDSSLNSDTLENDEQSTATVNVKWNLFNGGADYAETIILRKKSLQVKEDLEELKLNIKLQYENAVEEYDVSKLNYETAKISLEQSKENYKIVNNRFKEGLSTTTDLINANFLLAQAKQSFDNAFYDRFLAKASLDRILER, encoded by the coding sequence ATGAATAAAAAAATAGTAAAACTTTTACCCCTTACATTTTTAGGGGTAAATTTATATGCTTTAGATTTAAATGAAGCTATTGATATAGCTTTGATAAATAATAATAGCTATATTAAACAACAATATATTTATGATGAAGCAAAAGCAAATGTAAGAAAAAGTAGAGCAGGTTTTTTACCTAAAGTAGATACTTCTTATACATACAATGCAAATAAGTATGACTTAGGTGAGGGTAAAGATAATGCAAATGCAAGTGCTATAATTTCATATAATCTTTTTAGTGGATTAAAAGATTATTATACATTAGATGCTGCACAAAAAAATAAACTTGCTTCAAAATATACTTTAGAGGCTTCAAAACATGATTTAGTATATGAAACAAAAGTGAAGTATATAAATTATTTAAAGAGTTTAAAAAATATTGAGACCATAGAAAATGCATATAAACTTTTACAAAATCAATATAAAGATGCACAAAGTAAGTTTGAACAAGGTTTATTAGCAAAAAATGATTTACTTCAAGTAAACGCACAAATGCTACAAGCAAAACAAAATTTAGCAAGAGCAAAAGCAGATTCAAAAGTTTCTTGGTATAACTTAAAAAATATTTTAGGTGGCGAGTTATCTAAAGATGAGAATATTAAAGATTTAAATAAAGATACTTTTTTTATTTTTGATTATAAAGAGGATGAAATTTTTTCAAGAAGTGAGATTAAAGCATTGAAAAATAGTATTGAAGCTTTATTGAGTCAAAAAAATGCAAACTCTTATGGAACTTCACTACCATCTGTATCTTTAAATTTAGCACATACAAAATATGGAGAAGATTCTTCTTTAAATTCTGATACTTTAGAAAATGATGAGCAGTCAACTGCAACTGTAAATGTAAAATGGAATCTTTTTAATGGTGGAGCTGATTATGCTGAAACTATCATTTTAAGAAAAAAGAGTTTACAAGTTAAAGAGGATTTAGAGGAGTTAAAATTAAATATAAAACTTCAATATGAAAATGCAGTTGAGGAGTATGATGTTTCTAAGTTAAACTATGAGACTGCAAAAATCTCTTTAGAGCAATCAAAAGAGAATTATAAAATTGTAAATAATAGGTTTAAAGAGGGTTTATCTACAACTACAGATTTAATCAATGCAAACTTTTTATTAGCACAAGCAAAACAGAGTTTTGATAATGCTTTTTATGATAGATTTTTAGCTAAGGCTTCTTTAGACAGAATTTTAGAAAGATAA